A single genomic interval of Plodia interpunctella isolate USDA-ARS_2022_Savannah chromosome 14, ilPloInte3.2, whole genome shotgun sequence harbors:
- the LOC128675312 gene encoding enoyl-[acyl-carrier-protein] reductase, mitochondrial-like has protein sequence MALLPYSKSVFRKAQCYMAQCSNVKSFVRNLMSKQLVYTEFGDPLQVVKLRESAVPPLGSQDVLVRMLAAPVNPADINTIQGKYPVKVKLPSIPGNEGVGIVEEVGDKVDSITCGNKVIVTKPLQGTWRNYGVFNKNALRVVPEELGLVEAATLTVNPCTAYRMLLDFVNIQDKAVVIQNGANGACGQNVIQLCKAWGVKNINIVRSRPDIDSLKSYLMNLGASLVLTEEELRNTTIFKDKQYEKPKLALNCVGGKNALELVRHMHHSGKMITYGGMSRDPVTIPTSAFIFKNISFHGFWMTAWNEKACQVEKDAMVLDIVKLMCENRLKGPVHKMVKFEEYEGALGNALNRQGFTGCKNVCLPRLPTVAGDEGIGEVVEIGGLVCTCVPGQRVVLSTRMLGSWRYYGIYHEREVHVVSPNLSLPEGAMLTSAPSTAYRLLKDFRHVKSGETVAQTAANGPCGQCVIQLCKACGINTFNIVPNRCDHYLIDHLYRIGATSVVTLEEAENLSNFSTSLTRPVLALNCLGGRFEDVMLKLLDRNGTIIYYGDAFCLPLVKQFLRYDVTFAKFHLKDWDNKATPVEKDIMFKEIIQLMITGNFEAPLYQSLELKNYVYALRGTSQYESDRTYSYIFDLTLPC, from the exons ACAGTGCTCGAATGTAAAATCTTTTGTCAGAAACCTAATGTCCAAACAACTGGTTTACACTGAGTTCGGAGATCCGCTGCAAGTTGTAAAATTAAGAGAGAGTGCTGTACCCCCATTGGGCAGCCAAGATGTGTTAGTGAGGATGTTAGCTGCCCCAGTCAATCCTGCTGATATTAATACCATACAAG GCAAGTATCCAGTTAAGGTCAAATTACCAAGTATTCCTGGTAATGAAGGTGTTGGAATTGTGGAAGAGGTTGGAGACAAGGTTGATAGTATCACATGTGGAAACAAAGTCATTGTGACTAAGCCATTACAGGGTACTTGGCGAAACTATggagtttttaataaaaatgcacTTAGAGTAGTTCCAGAAGAACTGGGGCTAGTAGAGGCAGCTACACTGACTGTCAACCCTTGCACTGCTTACAGAATGCTACTGGATTTTGTGAATATTCAAGACAAAGCAGTAGTGATTCAGAATGGAGCGAATGGGGCTTGTGGTCAAAATGTTATCCAATTATGTAAAGCATGGggtgtcaaaaatataaacattgttaGAAGCAGGCCTGATATAGACAGTCTCAAATCATATTTGATGAATTTGGGTGCTTCATTAGTTTTAACAGAAGAAGAGCTGCGAAACACTACAATTTTCAAGGATAAGCAATATGAGAAACCTAAGTTAGCTCTTAACTGTGTTGGAGGAAAAAATGCACTTGAGTTAGTAAGACATATGCACCATTCTGGAAAAATGATCACCTATGGTGGAATGTCAAGAGATCCTGTCACTATTCCTACTTcagcatttattttcaaaaatatatcttttcaTGGCTTTTGGATGACAGCTTGGAATGAGAAAGCTTGCCAAGTAGAAAAAGATGCAATGGTGCTTGATATTGTGAAACTCATGTGTGAGAATCGTTTGAAGGGACCAGTACACAAAATGGTGAAATTCGAAGAATATGAAGGAGCTTTGGGAAATGCCCTCAATAGGCAGGGATTTACAGGat gtaaaAATGTGTGCTTGCCAAGATTACCCACTGTTGCAGGAGATGAAGGTATTGGAGAAGTTGTTGAAATTGGTGGACTAGTTTGCACATGTGTACCTGGACAAAGAGTGGTTCTCAGCACTAGAATGCTTGGATCCTGGCGCTATTATGGTATATACCACGAAAGGGAAGTTCATGTGGTTTCTCCAAACCTAAGTCTTCCGGAAGGAGCCATGCTTACTTCAGCTCCAAGTACAGCATATAGATTATTAAAAGATTTCAGGCATGTTAAATCAGGAGAAACGGTTGCGCAAACTGCAGCCAATGGCCCTTGTGGACAATGTGTCATACAGCTCTGTAAAGCATGtggaataaatacttttaacatAGTACCTAACCGATGCGACCATTATCTAATAGATCATCTATATCGCATAGGAGCTACTTCTGTTGTCACCCTTGAAGAAGCTGAAAACTTATCAAATTTTAGTACATCCCTTACGCGACCTGTCTTAGCATTGAACTGTTTGGGTGGTAGATTTGAAGATGTGATGCTTAAACTTCTAGACCGTAACGgcactataatttattatggcgATGCTTTCTGTTTGCCTTTAGTGAAACAATTTCTTCGCTATGATGTAACGTttgctaaatttcatttaaaggACTGGGACAATAAAGCAACGCCGGTTGAGAAAGACATAatgtttaaagaaataatacaaCTCATGATAACAGGAAATTTTGAAGCTCCGTTATACCAATCTCTGGAATTGAAGAATTATGTGTACGCACTACGAGGCACATCTCAATACGAATCAGACAGAACGTACAGTTATATTTTCGATTTAACTTTGCCTTGTTGA